The Amycolatopsis sp. DG1A-15b genome window below encodes:
- a CDS encoding UDP-N-acetylglucosamine acyltransferase, which yields MANRIHPTAVIGEGVELGDDNVIGPFAVLAGPVRIGDGNWIGPHVTIGTPGEDRSRPHPAAWSDAPTGDPDHDGHGVVIGSRNRIREYVSVHQGTWRTTTVGSDGYYLRNSHIAHDCLVGDGVTIASNAVTGGHCHIWDGANLGMGAILHQKVVIGPGAMIGMGSAVRREIGAFTIAVGNPARVTGVNVVGLSRRGLDEETIEALGPWLKGKEGLPDVTLPGDLSTLVKAWDARPREEH from the coding sequence GTGGCCAACCGCATCCACCCGACCGCCGTCATCGGCGAAGGCGTCGAGCTCGGTGACGACAACGTCATCGGGCCGTTCGCCGTGCTCGCCGGGCCGGTCCGGATCGGCGACGGGAACTGGATCGGCCCGCACGTGACGATCGGCACGCCCGGCGAAGACCGCAGCCGCCCGCACCCGGCGGCCTGGAGCGACGCACCGACCGGTGACCCGGACCACGACGGCCACGGCGTCGTCATCGGCAGCCGCAACCGGATCCGCGAATACGTGAGTGTCCACCAAGGGACCTGGCGGACAACGACGGTCGGCAGCGACGGCTACTACCTCCGCAACTCCCACATCGCGCACGACTGCCTGGTCGGCGACGGCGTGACGATCGCCTCCAACGCCGTCACCGGTGGCCACTGCCACATCTGGGACGGCGCGAACCTCGGCATGGGCGCGATCCTGCACCAGAAGGTCGTGATCGGGCCCGGCGCGATGATCGGGATGGGCTCGGCGGTGCGGCGCGAGATCGGCGCGTTCACCATCGCCGTCGGCAACCCGGCCCGCGTCACCGGCGTCAACGTGGTGGGCCTGTCCCGCCGCGGTCTCGACGAGGAGACGATCGAGGCGCTCGGGCCGTGGCTGAAGGGCAAGGAAGGTCTCCCGGACGTCACGCTGCCCGGCGACCTCTCTACCTTGGTAAAGGCGTGGGACGCCCGCCCGCGCGAAGAGCACTAG
- a CDS encoding AMP-binding protein, with the protein MTLLGAGARLVDVAGGRTLAGAELSAGVGKRMDELAALPAGVVFARMSVDLPSVLTYLGAFESGRPIALIDPALDADVLAELVSRFRPVAVLSASGDAPSGYTTSGDDWVRDSADGVRPHPDLAVLLPTSGSTGNPKLVRLSRQAILANADAIAQVLHIDADEVAPTCLPLHYSYGLSVLNSHLVRDATIVIEPSGVLGRGFWDAVSTYGVTSLSGVPYHYEMLRRLKFDPAKYPTLRTLTQAGGKLRDELIAEFNDKMLAVGGRMYVMYGQTEASPRMTTVPADRLAEKLGSAGPALPGGKFSVRRDDGSETTHPKIVGEVVYRGPNVMMGYADDESGLAKGDEFGGVLATGDLGYLDQEGYLFITGRLKRIGKVFGNRVSLDDLEQAARTAAVGIDVVAAVAAGDKVVLFAEGVDKDICKDASRALSERLHLHVSGFDVRPIDTVPLLASGKIDYRTLEGRV; encoded by the coding sequence GTGACGCTGTTGGGTGCGGGAGCCCGGCTGGTCGATGTGGCCGGGGGCCGCACGCTGGCGGGCGCGGAACTGTCGGCCGGGGTCGGCAAGCGGATGGACGAGCTGGCGGCGCTGCCCGCCGGCGTCGTCTTCGCGCGGATGTCGGTCGACCTGCCGAGCGTGCTGACCTACCTGGGCGCGTTCGAATCCGGCCGGCCGATCGCGCTGATCGACCCGGCGCTGGACGCCGACGTGCTGGCCGAACTGGTTTCGCGCTTCCGGCCGGTGGCGGTGCTGTCGGCGTCCGGCGACGCGCCTTCCGGGTACACCACGAGCGGCGATGACTGGGTCCGCGACTCGGCCGACGGCGTCCGACCGCACCCCGACCTCGCCGTCCTGCTCCCGACCAGCGGGTCCACCGGCAACCCGAAGCTCGTCCGGCTCTCGCGGCAGGCGATCCTGGCCAACGCCGACGCCATCGCGCAGGTGCTGCACATCGACGCCGACGAGGTCGCGCCCACCTGCCTGCCGCTGCACTACAGCTACGGCCTGTCCGTGCTGAACTCGCACCTGGTGCGGGACGCGACCATCGTGATCGAGCCGTCGGGCGTGCTCGGCCGCGGCTTCTGGGACGCGGTGAGCACCTACGGCGTCACGTCGCTTTCGGGCGTCCCGTACCACTACGAAATGCTGCGGCGGCTCAAGTTCGACCCCGCGAAGTACCCGACGCTGCGGACGTTGACGCAGGCCGGCGGGAAGCTGCGCGACGAGCTGATCGCCGAGTTCAACGACAAGATGCTCGCCGTCGGCGGCCGGATGTACGTCATGTACGGCCAGACCGAGGCGTCGCCGCGGATGACGACGGTGCCCGCCGACCGGCTGGCCGAAAAGCTCGGTTCCGCCGGGCCGGCGTTGCCGGGCGGGAAGTTTTCGGTCCGCCGGGACGACGGCTCGGAGACCACGCACCCGAAAATCGTCGGTGAGGTCGTCTACCGTGGGCCCAACGTGATGATGGGCTATGCGGACGACGAGTCCGGACTGGCCAAGGGCGACGAATTCGGTGGCGTGCTGGCCACCGGTGACCTCGGGTACCTCGACCAGGAGGGGTACCTGTTCATCACCGGCCGGCTCAAGCGCATCGGCAAGGTCTTCGGCAACCGCGTCAGCCTCGACGACCTCGAGCAGGCCGCGCGCACGGCGGCGGTGGGGATCGACGTGGTGGCGGCCGTGGCCGCCGGCGACAAGGTCGTGCTGTTCGCCGAGGGTGTCGACAAGGACATCTGCAAGGACGCGTCGCGGGCGCTGTCCGAACGGCTGCACCTGCACGTCAGCGGGTTCGACGTCCGCCCGATCGACACCGTGCCGCTGCTGGCCAGCGGCAAGATCGACTACCGGACCTTGGAGGGGCGGGTATGA
- a CDS encoding acyl carrier protein: MADVAPKLREVFVEALDLDGAVDVENLKYRDIEAWDSVGHMALVAAIEDEFDVEFDTDQVIDMSSFKVAVDMVTELQSKND; this comes from the coding sequence ATGGCGGATGTCGCCCCCAAGCTGCGTGAGGTCTTCGTCGAGGCGCTGGACCTCGACGGGGCTGTGGACGTCGAGAACCTGAAGTACCGCGACATCGAGGCGTGGGACTCGGTCGGTCACATGGCGCTGGTCGCGGCCATCGAGGACGAGTTCGACGTCGAGTTCGACACCGACCAGGTCATCGACATGTCGAGTTTCAAGGTCGCCGTGGACATGGTCACCGAGCTCCAGTCGAAGAATGACTGA
- a CDS encoding acyl-protein synthetase, with the protein MSVFTRSQADREALLLPELADLTAHHRANSEGYDRILASLGIAPSASFGAIADLPWLPVRMFKTHDLKSVPDSEVFKTLTSSGTTGAGASRIYLDKEAAAAQTKQLGATLQEVLGGERLPMLMVDTIGIIKNRRSFSARGAGVLGMANFGRKHTYVLDENDEPDVEAVKKFLAEYGDKPFLIFGFTFMVWLYLYEVARDHGLDLSNGILIHSGGWKKLIDRAVDNTEFRRRFEEDTGLTRIHNYYGMIEQIGTVFLEGPSGNSLYCPDFADVVIRNPETWEEQPVGEPGVIEVVSTLPRSYPGHVLLTEDLGVYNGIDDGDWPGKHFSVLGRLPKAEARGCSDTFSGAAA; encoded by the coding sequence ATGAGTGTGTTCACGCGGTCGCAGGCCGACCGGGAAGCTTTGCTGCTGCCCGAGCTCGCGGACCTGACGGCCCACCACCGGGCGAACTCCGAGGGCTACGACCGGATCCTGGCCTCGCTGGGGATCGCGCCTTCCGCGTCGTTCGGCGCGATCGCCGACCTGCCGTGGCTGCCGGTGCGGATGTTCAAGACGCACGACCTGAAGTCGGTCCCGGACAGCGAGGTGTTCAAGACGCTGACGTCGTCGGGCACCACCGGCGCCGGCGCGTCGCGGATCTACCTCGACAAGGAAGCGGCGGCCGCGCAGACCAAGCAGCTGGGCGCGACGCTGCAGGAGGTCCTCGGCGGCGAGCGGCTGCCGATGCTGATGGTCGACACCATCGGCATCATCAAGAACCGCCGCTCGTTCTCGGCACGTGGCGCGGGCGTGCTCGGCATGGCGAACTTCGGCCGGAAGCACACGTACGTGCTCGACGAGAACGACGAGCCGGACGTCGAAGCGGTCAAGAAGTTCCTGGCCGAGTACGGCGACAAGCCGTTCCTGATCTTCGGCTTCACCTTCATGGTGTGGCTGTACCTCTACGAGGTCGCGCGTGACCACGGGCTCGACCTGTCCAACGGCATCCTGATCCACAGCGGTGGCTGGAAGAAGCTGATCGACCGCGCGGTCGACAACACCGAGTTCCGGCGGCGGTTCGAAGAGGACACCGGGCTCACCCGGATCCACAACTACTACGGGATGATCGAGCAGATCGGCACCGTGTTCCTCGAAGGGCCGTCCGGGAATTCGCTGTACTGCCCGGACTTCGCCGACGTCGTCATCCGCAACCCGGAGACGTGGGAGGAGCAGCCGGTCGGGGAGCCGGGCGTGATCGAGGTCGTCTCGACGCTGCCGCGGTCCTACCCCGGGCACGTGCTGCTCACCGAAGACCTCGGCGTGTACAACGGCATCGACGACGGCGACTGGCCCGGCAAGCACTTCTCCGTGCTCGGCCGGCTGCCCAAGGCCGAGGCCCGCGGCTGCTCGGACACCTTCTCGGGAGCGGCGGCATGA
- a CDS encoding DegT/DnrJ/EryC1/StrS family aminotransferase — protein sequence MIPITVVDVRDAEDLVVEVLRSGAIAQGPMVKRFEDAFAAVSGTKHAIAVNNGTTALVAALQVLDLRPGDEVITSPFTFVATLNAILEAGATVRFADIRRDDFAIDPENTAAAVTDRTKVLMPVHLYGQTADMGKLAPLAAERGLHVIEDSAQAVGASFEGKPAGSFGIGCFSLYATKNITTAEGGVITTDDDALADKLRVLRNQGMRARYQYEVAGHNYRMTDLHAAVGIPQLAKLDQLTAARQANAKRLSEGLAGTPGLDVPQVLPGREHVWHQYTVLVGPHAFLSRDELAAALTERGIGNGIYYPKIVFDYDCYAGHDLIPGARVEDFPVARAVSEQALSLPVHPHLTESDLDTIIETVREVLGA from the coding sequence ATGATCCCCATCACTGTGGTCGACGTCCGCGACGCGGAGGACCTCGTCGTCGAGGTGCTGCGCTCCGGCGCCATCGCACAGGGACCGATGGTCAAGCGCTTCGAAGACGCCTTCGCGGCGGTCTCCGGGACCAAGCACGCGATCGCGGTCAACAACGGGACCACCGCGCTGGTAGCCGCGCTCCAGGTGCTCGACCTGCGGCCGGGCGACGAGGTCATCACCTCGCCGTTCACCTTCGTGGCGACGCTGAACGCCATCCTCGAGGCCGGCGCCACCGTCCGGTTCGCCGACATCCGGCGCGACGACTTCGCGATCGACCCGGAAAACACCGCGGCCGCCGTGACGGACCGCACGAAGGTCCTCATGCCGGTGCACCTCTACGGCCAGACGGCCGACATGGGCAAGCTCGCGCCCCTGGCCGCCGAGCGCGGCCTGCACGTGATCGAGGACTCGGCGCAGGCCGTCGGCGCGTCGTTCGAAGGCAAGCCGGCCGGTTCGTTCGGCATCGGCTGCTTCTCGCTGTACGCGACCAAGAACATCACCACTGCCGAGGGCGGCGTCATCACCACTGACGACGACGCGCTGGCCGACAAGCTGCGCGTGCTGCGCAACCAGGGCATGCGCGCCCGCTACCAGTACGAGGTCGCCGGCCACAACTACCGGATGACCGACCTGCACGCCGCGGTCGGCATTCCCCAGCTGGCCAAGCTCGACCAGCTGACCGCCGCCCGCCAGGCGAACGCGAAGCGCCTGTCCGAGGGCCTCGCCGGCACGCCGGGCCTCGACGTGCCGCAGGTGCTGCCGGGCCGCGAGCACGTGTGGCACCAGTACACGGTGCTGGTCGGGCCGCACGCGTTCCTTTCGCGCGACGAGCTCGCCGCGGCGCTGACCGAGCGCGGCATCGGCAACGGCATCTACTACCCGAAGATCGTCTTCGACTACGACTGCTACGCGGGTCACGACCTGATCCCGGGCGCGCGCGTCGAGGACTTCCCGGTGGCCCGCGCCGTTTCGGAGCAGGCGCTGTCGCTGCCGGTGCACCCGCACCTGACCGAGTCCGACCTGGACACCATCATCGAAACCGTTCGCGAGGTACTGGGCGCATGA
- a CDS encoding glucose 1-dehydrogenase: MTDLSGRVALVTGGTRGIGLATARALVESGATVVLTGRDESRAKEAAAAAGAAAGLALDVTDAKAVSSLVRGVAKEHGKLDIVVANAGIMEDALLGMIKEELVDTTLSTNVAGTLHTVQAAARAMMRKKTGSIVVLASIVGEYGSAGQTVYAASKAAVANIARSAAKELGRSGIRVNAVAPGVIETDLTAGLSEDAKTENAGRTPLGRLGRAEDVANAIRFLVSDEASFITGQVLGVDGGLVL, translated from the coding sequence ATGACTGATTTGTCGGGTCGCGTCGCGCTCGTCACCGGCGGGACGCGGGGGATCGGCCTGGCCACCGCCCGCGCTTTGGTGGAGTCGGGCGCGACGGTGGTCCTCACCGGCCGGGACGAGTCCCGCGCCAAAGAGGCCGCGGCCGCCGCGGGTGCGGCGGCCGGGCTCGCCCTCGACGTCACCGACGCCAAGGCGGTGTCTTCGCTGGTCCGGGGCGTGGCCAAGGAGCACGGCAAGCTGGACATCGTCGTCGCGAACGCCGGGATCATGGAGGACGCGCTCCTCGGGATGATCAAGGAAGAGCTCGTCGACACGACGCTGAGCACGAACGTGGCCGGCACGCTGCACACCGTCCAGGCCGCGGCCCGGGCGATGATGCGCAAGAAGACCGGCTCGATCGTGGTGCTCGCCTCGATCGTCGGCGAGTACGGAAGCGCTGGTCAGACCGTGTATGCGGCGTCGAAGGCGGCGGTGGCGAACATCGCGCGTTCGGCGGCGAAGGAGCTCGGCCGGTCCGGCATCCGGGTCAACGCGGTCGCGCCGGGCGTGATCGAGACCGACCTGACCGCGGGCCTGAGCGAGGACGCGAAGACGGAGAACGCCGGCCGGACGCCGCTCGGGCGGCTCGGCCGGGCGGAAGACGTGGCGAACGCGATCCGGTTCCTGGTGAGTGATGAAGCGTCCTTCATCACCGGCCAGGTGCTGGGCGTCGACGGAGGCTTGGTGTTGTGA